One region of Pirellulales bacterium genomic DNA includes:
- a CDS encoding PhoPQ-activated pathogenicity-related family protein yields MAIPQRWAFRLPGLLSALVVSGLLAVHAFAADAPASGRTALDEYVAKPDDSYAWKVASTIPGDGCTTYVIDLKSQSWRSAEEVDRTLWEHWLTIVKPDRVTSKTGMLFIGGGGKKTDPPAKSSDLVKQSALGTGSVVAELSMVPNQPLEFHQDGKHRVEDDLIAYTWMKLMMTGDLTWTARMPMVKSAVRAMDAIQAFMATEEAGKLPIEGFVVAGGSKRGWTTWLTGVVDKRVVAIVPIVIDVLNVRHSMDHHHHAYGFWAPSVGDYVRHKIFEMKDSAAYTALLKIEDPYSYIDRLTMPKFIVNAAGDEFFLPDSSQFYFAELKGEKYLRYVPNANHSLSGSDALESVMAFYNAILTDKPRPHFTWKFEDDAIHVTTREKPIKVNVWQATNPKARDFRLETLGPKYTSHELMPSAEGEYVAKVARPAEGWTAYFVELVFDSGFKFPFKFTTAVRVTPDDLPFRDLPTNQGQ; encoded by the coding sequence ATGGCAATCCCTCAAAGGTGGGCATTTCGTCTGCCAGGTCTATTGAGCGCCCTGGTTGTGTCCGGTTTGCTGGCGGTGCATGCATTCGCCGCCGACGCCCCGGCGTCGGGCCGGACAGCCCTCGACGAATATGTCGCGAAACCTGATGACAGCTACGCCTGGAAGGTTGCTAGCACGATTCCAGGCGATGGCTGCACGACCTACGTCATTGACCTTAAGTCCCAATCCTGGCGATCCGCCGAGGAAGTTGATCGCACTCTGTGGGAGCATTGGCTGACGATCGTCAAACCCGATCGGGTGACGAGCAAAACCGGAATGCTGTTCATCGGAGGCGGTGGCAAAAAGACCGATCCCCCGGCGAAGTCGAGCGATCTCGTGAAGCAATCGGCGCTCGGCACTGGCTCGGTCGTGGCGGAATTGAGCATGGTTCCCAACCAGCCCCTCGAGTTTCACCAGGACGGCAAGCATCGCGTCGAAGATGACCTGATCGCTTACACATGGATGAAACTGATGATGACGGGCGATCTGACCTGGACCGCGCGGATGCCGATGGTGAAAAGCGCAGTGCGAGCCATGGATGCTATCCAGGCCTTCATGGCGACGGAAGAAGCGGGCAAGCTGCCCATCGAAGGCTTCGTCGTGGCCGGCGGATCGAAGCGCGGCTGGACCACGTGGCTCACCGGCGTCGTCGACAAGCGTGTGGTGGCCATCGTGCCGATCGTGATCGACGTCTTGAACGTGCGGCACTCGATGGATCATCACCACCATGCCTACGGATTCTGGGCTCCCTCGGTCGGCGACTACGTGCGACACAAGATCTTCGAAATGAAAGATAGCGCGGCGTATACGGCGCTTTTGAAAATCGAGGATCCCTATTCCTATATCGATCGACTGACGATGCCCAAGTTCATCGTCAATGCCGCCGGTGATGAGTTCTTTCTGCCTGACTCTTCGCAGTTCTATTTCGCCGAGTTGAAGGGAGAGAAGTATTTGCGTTACGTGCCGAATGCGAACCATTCGCTGAGCGGTAGCGACGCCCTGGAAAGCGTGATGGCATTTTACAACGCGATCCTGACCGATAAGCCTCGCCCCCATTTCACTTGGAAATTCGAGGATGACGCGATCCACGTGACCACGCGCGAGAAGCCGATCAAGGTCAACGTCTGGCAGGCGACGAATCCTAAGGCGCGCGATTTCCGACTGGAAACGCTCGGCCCGAAATACACCAGCCACGAGTTGATGCCCAGCGCCGAAGGAGAGTACGTGGCCAAAGTGGCGCGGCCGGCCGAGGGCTGGACCGCATACTTCGTCGAACTCGTGTTCGACAGCGGTTTCAAGTTCCCCTTCAAGTTCACGACGGCAGTACGCGTTACGCCGGACGACTTGCCGTTTCGCGACCTTCCCACAAACCAGGGTCAGTAG